A stretch of DNA from Cannabis sativa cultivar Pink pepper isolate KNU-18-1 chromosome X, ASM2916894v1, whole genome shotgun sequence:
ATCCATGAACCTGTATTTGTATTACATCATCAGATAAGAACGAATCTGTTAAATATGGTAGAGAATTGAAGAGCTAGACTGAAACATatatactaataagaaaattgAAATCTAAACGTGAAACTAACATTAGAAATAGAATGGAGCAGAGAAAATGAAGCTGGGTAAGAATCACAATGTAATGATTTACTGTTGGTTTTCTTCTAATGAAACttcaattaaaaagaaaaaaaattcaaggcTGCTAATGGCAAGTTTTAAAGGCTGCGAAAAGCCAAGACAAAAGAAAAAACCACCACAATGATCCACGTATATCCATATAATTTTAAACTGAATTAATAAGTTCACTGCAGAATCTTTAGCCATTGTTCATAAGTTCACTTACTAACAAACCAGAAGATAAAAAATTTCCCTAATAAATGTGATGTGAAACGATTAAAATCACTTTTGGTACATTCAAAATCCCAATAGATGATTTCCTAATGGGAAAAATTTCAACAATAACCCAGttatcaaaatttattatttcttaatttTCGGGTCCAAGTTCATGAATAAACATAACTCATGTTAATAAGTACCTCTATTCTTCATAcatgaagaaagaaagaaagaaaaatcagaCACCCAAACACAGAGTCAAGCTAAGTAAAGGAAAATAAAAAGGTAGAAAGAGTACCCCACGAATAAGGTGAGGGGAAGTGAGAAGGCATTTGGCGCTCCATAGAGGATCGTTGAGGTCCGCGCCATGGCGTTCGAGCTCTGTGGCGAGTCCGCCGTCGATAACGGCGGCACCGCCGGACTTCCGGAGAAACTCCGTCATAAG
This window harbors:
- the LOC133028985 gene encoding homocysteine S-methyltransferase 3-like, yielding MDTSLMTEFLRKSGGAAVIDGGLATELERHGADLNDPLWSAKCLLTSPHLIRGVHGFAEDLMGKKVATIFGKWDESMYYVNGDRGNNMYYVFRFYI